Proteins co-encoded in one Pirellulales bacterium genomic window:
- a CDS encoding HEAT repeat domain-containing protein, whose translation METIQSLVEKLGGADPAQDFRAYYGLWQIVAAAGTPGNDAERSKVAQELAAELNAEKETTDGEGKKHKSVKYSPAVRGRIAQLLACVAAESEVESLQKSLGDFETREMARWALDRTPCAPATAALSAAACDGVGPEFRVGAINALGRRGGAEAVAALTKASADPDAEVRLAAIEGLALIGDAAADNAVAAVMADRAADPRAWRRALKARLRLAETLAAAGDKDGAKKVFQAVLACDADEPQSAAARLGLSKLG comes from the coding sequence ATGGAAACGATTCAAAGCCTGGTCGAGAAGTTGGGCGGCGCCGATCCGGCGCAAGATTTTCGGGCCTACTACGGACTGTGGCAGATTGTGGCGGCGGCCGGTACGCCCGGCAACGACGCCGAGCGTTCGAAGGTGGCGCAAGAGTTGGCCGCCGAATTGAACGCGGAGAAGGAAACGACCGACGGCGAAGGCAAGAAACATAAGTCGGTCAAGTATTCGCCCGCCGTGCGCGGACGTATTGCGCAATTGCTGGCCTGCGTGGCGGCCGAGTCGGAAGTCGAGTCGCTGCAGAAATCGCTCGGCGACTTCGAGACCCGCGAGATGGCCCGCTGGGCACTCGATCGAACGCCGTGTGCCCCGGCCACGGCGGCCCTGTCGGCGGCGGCTTGCGACGGCGTCGGACCCGAGTTTCGCGTGGGGGCGATCAACGCCCTCGGCCGTCGTGGGGGCGCGGAGGCAGTCGCCGCGCTGACCAAGGCCTCGGCCGATCCCGATGCCGAAGTGCGGCTGGCCGCGATCGAGGGCCTGGCCCTCATCGGAGACGCCGCCGCGGACAACGCGGTCGCCGCGGTGATGGCCGATCGCGCCGCCGATCCGCGGGCCTGGCGCAGGGCCTTGAAGGCGCGGCTGCGCTTGGCCGAGACGCTGGCCGCCGCCGGCGACAAGGATGGCGCCAAGAAGGTCTTTCAAGCCGTGTTGGCCTGCGACGCCGACGAACCGCAGTCCGCAGCGGCCCGTCTCGGTCTGTCGAAGCTCGGGTAA
- the wecB gene encoding UDP-N-acetylglucosamine 2-epimerase (non-hydrolyzing) produces the protein MRRHQRATVLPVIGTRPEAIKLAPVIQALRRTAWADCPLLHTGQHRELADDALTTFGIAADFDLDLMRPGQALGELTSRLLDGIDGVLAVVRPSLVLVAGDTTTVMAAALAAVARRVPVVHVEAGLRTGDLAAPFPEELNRVLTTRLATLHCAPTSAAQHTLLAEGVPGSSILVTGNPVIDALRATARRERIFAPWLAPGERLVLITAHRRESFGTPLERICQAVETLASRYDNVRFVWPLHPNPAVRTCVEQRLGDVARVQLCEPLGYREFVAALAQCHFVMTDSGGVQEEAPALGKPVLVLRDVTERPEAIASGQASLVGTVASRIVHAASRLLGDDAVYRSMQRAHSPYGDGRAAERIVQGCRNLLAQLSVLRPEQTAARVAAFSGHTT, from the coding sequence ATGAGGCGCCACCAACGAGCCACTGTCCTGCCGGTGATCGGCACGCGTCCCGAGGCGATCAAGCTCGCGCCGGTCATTCAGGCCCTGCGGCGAACGGCTTGGGCCGACTGCCCCCTCCTGCACACGGGGCAGCATCGCGAGTTGGCGGACGACGCGCTGACGACGTTTGGCATCGCGGCGGACTTTGATCTCGACTTGATGCGGCCTGGCCAGGCGCTGGGGGAGCTCACCTCGCGTCTGCTCGACGGCATCGATGGCGTGCTGGCGGTCGTGCGACCCAGCCTGGTCCTTGTCGCCGGCGATACGACGACCGTCATGGCCGCGGCGTTGGCGGCCGTGGCGCGACGAGTGCCCGTCGTCCACGTCGAGGCCGGCCTGCGCACGGGAGATCTTGCCGCACCCTTTCCTGAAGAATTGAATCGTGTCCTGACGACGCGGCTCGCGACCTTGCACTGCGCACCGACTAGCGCCGCGCAACACACGCTCCTGGCCGAAGGCGTGCCAGGGAGTTCGATCCTCGTCACGGGGAATCCCGTGATCGACGCGCTGCGTGCGACGGCACGTCGCGAGAGAATCTTCGCACCGTGGCTAGCGCCGGGGGAACGTCTGGTTCTCATCACGGCGCATCGTCGCGAGAGCTTTGGAACACCGCTGGAACGAATCTGCCAGGCGGTCGAGACGCTGGCCAGCCGTTACGATAACGTTCGTTTTGTCTGGCCGCTGCACCCGAATCCGGCGGTGCGGACCTGTGTCGAGCAACGACTTGGCGACGTGGCGCGTGTGCAGCTCTGCGAGCCGCTCGGCTATCGCGAATTTGTAGCCGCGCTGGCGCAATGTCATTTCGTGATGACCGACTCGGGAGGCGTACAGGAAGAGGCGCCGGCCCTGGGCAAGCCGGTGCTGGTCCTGAGAGATGTCACAGAACGGCCGGAAGCGATCGCATCCGGTCAAGCGAGTCTGGTCGGGACAGTAGCGAGCAGAATCGTACATGCCGCTAGTAGACTACTCGGCGATGACGCAGTTTACCGGAGCATGCAGCGGGCCCACAGTCCGTATGGCGATGGTCGCGCGGCAGAACGAATCGTGCAGGGTTGCCGGAATTTGCTGGCCCAGTTGAGCGTGCTTCGCCCGGAACAAACTGCCGCACGCGTGGCGGCATTCTCAGGCCACACGACCTAG
- a CDS encoding S8 family serine peptidase, with product MLSVTPFDQLPAYAVLANALVPGSTADWWQNNSETGSLKDAAGRAIATTAAPAIETKLVYTGQWLATLGRDSSGASLDTKSLAANLARGGEILAVRTLDYAPDTLLVDFGAEMPFSRAVAKLIGAAEFASIVPVFAQQQQGRFTPDDPLFADQWHLQNTGQSGGTPGADANLASAWDTAQGTGVVIAIVDDGLEHTHPDLTTQYLASASFDFNDNDLDPEQLGGDSHGTSVAGVAVARGNNGIGVTGAAPNAQLAALRLTGAATTDSQEAAALSYAAQTIDIYTNSWGPLDDGQRLAGPGPLTRATLQNGVTTGRGGLGSIYVWSAGNGLTYQDNVNYDGYASSRFVIAVSAIDHNGVQAAYSEPGASILVTSYSSGSGAGITTTTTSGGYTNLFGGTSSSAPLVAGVIALMLEANPTLTYRDVQYILVDTAAQNHPADPGWATNGAGRPVNHKYGFGAVDAAAAVAAATTWTTVAPETSFVSPVTNVGLAIPDNSTAGITSSINVTDDLVVERVEVVFTASHTFRGDLRVVLTSPDGTQSILAEPHNDPNDHYASWTFSSTHHWGESSLGQWTLKVADEAAADVGTWTNWTLKLHGTAAPTGPAPPRIVSSSPIGSLEGPRDSFEFNFSEAMDQASFSLALDVVSFTGPTGDLAAELTGFAWLNQNTLRVSFNAQSAVGAYTLVLGPDLLDADDGFALDQDNDATPGESPDDQYTATFTIVNNAPGEIRGSKWNDLNGDGAWNEGEPGLADWTIFLDLNENGAFDTHTQTVTSANVPVAIPNLTTVTSTLDVVAQLGTVVDVNVTLTIQHTYAADLDVFLIGPTGAQVELFTDVGGNGQNFTGTTLDDEASVAITAGTAPFSGSYRPEGLLSLFDGLHPGGTWTLSVTDDASIDVGTLVSWSLQITYLEPSTTTDENGAYAFVELPAGSYVVAELMKPGWTQTYPTPNEGGSESAGSGQQARQDIPPITTTGSTAPMQVMGELVSSSPTLGNVPRLNVSSPLINLPAFRTDPRFAGINGSGFASVIIDTGIDLDHPFFGPDADSNGVADRIVYAWDFADNDSNASDVNGHGSNVASIVASQSGTFGGMAPAVNIIALKVFSNAGGEGSFGDVEDALQWVIANATTYNIVSVNMSLGDDTNYTSAATAYGLGDELAALAAMNVIVVSAAGNAFYTNNSTPGISYPAADPNSLAVGAVWDSNAGSFNFSSGARDFTTGPDRITSFSQRHATLLDVFAPGAVITGAGPSGGTSNYSGTSQAAPHIAGIAVLAQQLAVQELGRRLTFAEFRSLLQSTGVTINDGDDEDDNVTNTGLNFPRVDVLALGEAILALKTPGGGGEIVGPGTHTVMLAAGEIVEGIDFGNQHNAPPVPDAGGPYEIAEGDSLALDGTGTTDPDLDDVLSYSWDLNGDEIFDDATGLNPVVPWSALVALGIADGPASHEVRLRVDDGAGHIVTSAMVLLTVHNTAPSADAGGPYQIAEGSTVTLTATGTDPAGEADPLTYLWDLDGDGEFDDASGASVVVTWAELLAWGFDDGPAAIEIQVRVQDDDGGVTDSAPVSLAILNAPPVATLTGPHVSKPGVLHAFTATAADAGPIDQASSFTYEFDWDGNGTVDETTNGSTSVILSHAFSVGTWNVGVRVTDRDGGVSAFATHAIHVYRVEQVGSIVEWEGSGGDDVVEFEETAPGVVEVRTVSIGGHAVGELLTFTGITNVHAQGHAGYDRLDAAALVTIPAFLEGGRHGDTLLGGGANDTLRGDLNSSLSADGNEGADSIVGGDGDDLLYGDGDGTEGGRDTIFGGNGHDTIFGDGGDGAEGRADSLFGEAGNDQIFAHTGNDRVEGGAGDDLLFGGADGNEGNDTLLGGLGNDILSGVKGNDSLVGGAGHDLLFGGTGADVLDGSADEDLLVGNNTTFDSNVAALVSLHAEWTSTHLYEDRVAHIAGTLAGGLNGSVTLVPGVTALADDAIDTLAGHGALDWFLYDLLLDLIADEEPGETLTDVNVP from the coding sequence TTGCTGAGCGTTACCCCCTTCGACCAGTTGCCTGCCTATGCGGTGCTGGCCAACGCGCTCGTGCCGGGCAGCACCGCCGACTGGTGGCAAAACAACAGCGAGACCGGCTCGCTCAAAGACGCCGCTGGCCGAGCGATCGCCACCACCGCCGCCCCGGCCATCGAAACCAAGTTGGTCTACACCGGGCAGTGGCTCGCCACGCTGGGACGCGATTCGTCCGGAGCATCGCTCGATACCAAGTCGCTTGCCGCGAACCTGGCTCGTGGGGGCGAGATACTCGCGGTTCGTACGTTGGACTACGCACCCGATACGCTGCTCGTCGACTTCGGGGCCGAGATGCCCTTCAGCCGCGCCGTGGCGAAGTTGATCGGCGCCGCGGAGTTCGCGAGCATCGTCCCCGTCTTTGCCCAGCAGCAGCAGGGGCGTTTCACGCCCGACGATCCCCTCTTTGCGGACCAATGGCATCTGCAGAACACGGGCCAGTCGGGAGGCACGCCGGGGGCCGATGCCAACCTTGCGAGCGCCTGGGATACGGCGCAGGGCACAGGCGTCGTCATCGCGATCGTCGACGACGGGCTGGAGCATACGCATCCCGATCTCACCACGCAGTATCTTGCGTCGGCCAGTTTCGACTTCAACGACAACGATCTCGATCCGGAGCAACTCGGCGGCGACTCGCACGGCACCTCGGTGGCCGGGGTCGCCGTGGCGCGCGGCAATAACGGCATCGGCGTTACCGGCGCCGCCCCCAACGCGCAACTCGCCGCGCTGCGTCTGACCGGCGCGGCGACCACCGACTCGCAGGAGGCGGCCGCCCTGTCGTACGCCGCTCAGACGATCGACATCTACACGAATAGCTGGGGGCCGCTTGACGACGGCCAGCGTCTGGCGGGGCCGGGGCCACTCACGCGCGCCACCCTGCAAAACGGTGTCACCACCGGACGGGGAGGACTAGGCAGCATCTACGTCTGGTCGGCGGGCAACGGCCTGACCTACCAGGACAACGTGAATTACGACGGGTATGCCAGCAGCCGCTTCGTGATTGCCGTCTCGGCGATCGATCACAACGGAGTGCAGGCCGCCTACAGCGAGCCTGGCGCCTCGATTCTCGTCACGTCGTACTCGAGCGGCTCGGGGGCGGGCATCACCACTACCACGACCAGCGGCGGATACACCAACCTTTTTGGAGGCACCTCGTCCTCCGCACCCCTCGTGGCAGGCGTCATTGCCCTCATGCTCGAGGCCAACCCGACTCTCACCTACCGCGACGTGCAGTACATCCTGGTCGACACCGCGGCGCAAAACCATCCGGCCGACCCGGGCTGGGCCACGAACGGCGCCGGACGGCCGGTCAATCACAAGTACGGGTTCGGCGCGGTCGATGCCGCCGCCGCGGTCGCCGCGGCCACGACCTGGACAACCGTCGCGCCCGAGACCTCGTTCGTTTCGCCCGTGACGAACGTCGGACTGGCGATTCCAGACAACAGCACCGCGGGCATTACCTCGTCGATCAACGTGACCGACGATCTCGTCGTCGAACGCGTCGAAGTCGTCTTTACGGCGTCGCATACTTTTCGGGGCGACTTGCGCGTCGTGCTCACCTCGCCCGACGGTACGCAATCGATCCTGGCCGAGCCCCATAACGATCCGAACGACCACTATGCGAGCTGGACCTTCAGCTCGACGCATCATTGGGGCGAGTCGTCGCTCGGACAATGGACGCTCAAGGTCGCGGACGAAGCAGCCGCGGACGTCGGCACGTGGACGAATTGGACGCTCAAGCTCCATGGCACGGCGGCCCCCACGGGCCCCGCGCCGCCGCGGATCGTATCGTCCTCTCCCATCGGCTCTTTAGAGGGTCCCAGGGACTCGTTCGAGTTCAACTTCAGCGAGGCGATGGATCAGGCGAGCTTCTCGCTGGCCCTGGATGTTGTCAGCTTCACCGGCCCGACGGGAGATCTCGCGGCCGAATTGACCGGCTTCGCCTGGCTCAATCAGAACACGTTGCGTGTCTCGTTTAATGCACAATCCGCGGTGGGCGCGTATACGCTCGTACTGGGACCCGACCTCCTGGACGCCGATGACGGCTTCGCCCTCGACCAGGACAACGATGCGACGCCCGGCGAATCGCCCGACGACCAGTACACCGCCACGTTCACGATCGTGAACAACGCACCGGGCGAAATCCGCGGCTCGAAGTGGAACGATCTCAACGGCGATGGCGCCTGGAACGAAGGGGAGCCGGGGCTTGCGGATTGGACCATCTTTCTCGATCTGAACGAGAACGGCGCGTTCGACACGCACACGCAAACGGTCACGTCGGCCAACGTACCGGTGGCCATTCCCAATCTGACCACGGTGACGTCCACGCTCGACGTCGTCGCGCAGCTCGGCACGGTCGTCGACGTGAACGTGACGCTCACCATTCAGCACACCTACGCGGCCGACCTCGACGTCTTTCTGATCGGTCCGACCGGAGCACAAGTCGAGCTCTTCACCGATGTTGGCGGCAACGGCCAGAACTTCACCGGCACGACGCTCGACGACGAGGCATCGGTGGCGATCACCGCGGGCACGGCCCCCTTTAGCGGATCGTACCGGCCCGAGGGTCTCCTCTCGCTCTTCGATGGACTCCATCCCGGTGGCACCTGGACGTTAAGCGTCACGGACGACGCGAGCATCGACGTGGGCACGCTCGTAAGCTGGTCGCTCCAGATCACGTACCTCGAGCCCTCGACCACCACGGACGAGAACGGCGCCTACGCCTTTGTCGAGTTGCCGGCCGGCAGCTACGTCGTGGCCGAGTTGATGAAGCCCGGCTGGACGCAAACCTACCCGACGCCGAACGAAGGCGGAAGCGAATCGGCCGGCAGCGGGCAACAAGCGCGACAAGACATTCCCCCGATCACGACGACCGGTTCCACCGCGCCGATGCAGGTGATGGGCGAGTTGGTCAGTTCATCTCCGACGCTGGGGAACGTGCCGCGTTTGAACGTCTCGTCGCCGTTGATCAATTTGCCGGCCTTCCGGACCGATCCGCGCTTCGCTGGTATCAATGGCAGCGGCTTCGCCTCGGTCATCATCGACACGGGCATCGATCTCGATCATCCGTTCTTCGGGCCCGACGCCGACAGCAACGGTGTGGCCGATCGCATCGTCTACGCTTGGGATTTCGCCGATAATGACTCGAACGCCAGCGACGTCAACGGACACGGCTCGAATGTGGCCAGCATCGTCGCTTCGCAGAGCGGCACGTTCGGCGGCATGGCGCCCGCCGTGAATATTATCGCGCTCAAGGTCTTCTCGAACGCCGGGGGGGAGGGCAGCTTTGGCGACGTTGAAGACGCCCTGCAGTGGGTGATCGCGAATGCCACCACGTACAACATCGTCAGCGTCAACATGTCCTTGGGAGACGACACGAATTATACCTCGGCTGCCACGGCCTACGGCCTGGGGGACGAACTGGCGGCGCTGGCCGCGATGAACGTGATTGTCGTTTCCGCCGCCGGCAATGCCTTTTATACGAATAACAGCACGCCGGGAATCTCTTATCCCGCGGCCGATCCTAATTCGCTGGCGGTGGGGGCCGTGTGGGACTCGAACGCCGGCTCCTTCAATTTCAGCAGCGGCGCGCGCGACTTCACCACCGGCCCGGATCGCATCACCAGCTTCTCGCAACGACACGCCACGTTGCTCGACGTCTTCGCGCCCGGGGCGGTGATTACCGGCGCGGGGCCCTCGGGCGGAACCTCCAACTACTCGGGCACGAGCCAGGCGGCGCCCCATATCGCCGGCATTGCCGTCCTCGCGCAGCAACTGGCCGTGCAAGAACTCGGACGACGACTCACGTTTGCCGAATTCCGCTCGTTATTGCAGTCGACCGGTGTCACGATCAACGACGGCGACGACGAAGACGACAACGTCACGAACACCGGGCTGAACTTTCCTCGCGTTGACGTGCTGGCGCTCGGCGAAGCCATTCTGGCGCTCAAAACGCCTGGCGGCGGCGGTGAAATCGTCGGGCCCGGCACGCACACGGTTATGCTGGCCGCGGGCGAGATCGTCGAGGGAATCGATTTTGGCAACCAACACAATGCGCCACCCGTGCCCGACGCCGGTGGCCCCTACGAGATCGCCGAAGGGGATTCGCTCGCGCTCGATGGCACGGGGACGACCGACCCCGATCTGGATGACGTGCTCAGCTATAGCTGGGATCTCAATGGCGATGAGATCTTCGACGACGCGACGGGGCTGAACCCCGTCGTCCCCTGGTCCGCGCTTGTGGCACTGGGCATCGCCGATGGGCCCGCCTCGCACGAGGTCCGGCTGCGCGTCGACGATGGCGCGGGACACATCGTGACGTCTGCCATGGTCCTGCTGACGGTACACAACACGGCGCCGTCGGCCGACGCGGGGGGCCCCTACCAAATTGCCGAGGGGAGCACGGTGACACTGACCGCCACGGGCACTGATCCCGCGGGCGAGGCCGATCCGCTGACCTATCTGTGGGACCTCGACGGCGATGGCGAGTTCGACGATGCGAGCGGCGCATCGGTTGTCGTCACGTGGGCCGAGTTGCTCGCCTGGGGCTTCGACGATGGACCGGCCGCGATCGAGATCCAGGTGCGCGTGCAGGATGACGACGGGGGCGTGACCGATTCGGCCCCCGTGTCGCTTGCCATTCTGAACGCCCCGCCCGTGGCGACGCTCACCGGCCCTCATGTATCGAAGCCTGGCGTGCTGCATGCCTTCACCGCGACGGCGGCGGACGCCGGACCGATCGATCAGGCCTCGAGCTTTACGTACGAGTTCGATTGGGACGGCAACGGCACGGTCGACGAAACGACGAACGGTTCGACGTCGGTGATCCTTTCGCATGCCTTCAGCGTCGGCACCTGGAACGTCGGGGTGCGCGTGACCGATCGCGATGGAGGCGTCAGCGCGTTTGCCACGCATGCGATCCACGTCTACCGGGTGGAGCAGGTCGGATCGATCGTCGAGTGGGAAGGGAGCGGCGGCGATGACGTGGTCGAATTCGAAGAAACGGCGCCCGGGGTGGTCGAAGTCCGCACCGTCTCGATAGGGGGCCATGCCGTGGGGGAGTTGCTGACCTTCACCGGCATCACGAATGTCCATGCCCAGGGGCACGCCGGGTACGATCGCCTCGATGCGGCGGCGCTGGTCACGATTCCCGCCTTCCTCGAAGGTGGACGACACGGCGACACGCTCTTGGGTGGCGGCGCCAACGATACGCTACGGGGCGATCTGAACAGCTCCCTCTCGGCTGACGGCAACGAAGGAGCCGACTCGATCGTCGGCGGCGACGGCGACGACCTGCTCTACGGCGATGGCGACGGCACCGAAGGGGGCCGCGATACGATCTTCGGCGGAAATGGCCACGATACCATCTTCGGCGATGGCGGCGACGGCGCCGAAGGACGCGCCGATTCGCTCTTCGGCGAAGCAGGCAACGACCAGATCTTCGCTCATACGGGCAACGATCGCGTCGAGGGGGGCGCCGGCGACGACCTGCTCTTCGGCGGCGCCGACGGCAACGAAGGGAACGACACCCTGCTCGGCGGCCTCGGCAACGACATCCTGAGTGGCGTCAAAGGCAACGACTCGCTCGTGGGCGGCGCCGGACACGACTTGCTCTTCGGCGGCACCGGCGCCGACGTGCTCGACGGCTCGGCCGACGAGGATCTGCTCGTCGGCAACAACACCACGTTCGACTCGAACGTGGCCGCGCTCGTCAGTCTCCACGCGGAATGGACCTCGACGCATCTCTACGAGGACCGCGTGGCCCACATCGCGGGCACGCTCGCCGGGGGTCTGAATGGCTCGGTGACGCTCGTACCCGGAGTGACGGCGCTGGCCGACGACGCGATCGACACGCTCGCCGGCCACGGCGCGCTCGACTGGTTCCTCTACGATCTGCTGCTGGATCTCATCGCCGACGAAGAGCCCGGCGAAACGCTCACCGACGTGAACGTCCCGTAG
- a CDS encoding Gfo/Idh/MocA family oxidoreductase produces the protein MFKKPNRRRFLQTSAATLAAPTIVPATTFAKGRRPAPSDRVVVGSIGTGDLGRRHHLQHKLLPNPRIEVAAVCDVDRNHRDMAAEDVYKATGRRVGVYRDFRDLCDRQDIDAVLVATPDHWHALTAIYAMESGKDVYCEKPLSLTIAEGQAMVKAARRYGSIVQTGSQQRSDDRFRLACELVRNEKIGKLQHVDTRIGGIDAGQWQPSTTPPPELDWNFWLGPAPYAEYAANRVHYQFRWFSDYSGGKMTDWGAHHNDIAQWGIGSDGSGPVKVLGTATWHEQGPHDVPGEFDVKYTYDNGVVLECHSQGENGIKFTGTDGWVFVSRGKIEASDPQLLKTEFSSDDTRLYVSRDHHHNWLDCIQSRELPICDVEIGHRSVTICHLGNIALKLGRELKWDPTVEQFVDDDQANRLASKPMRAPWHL, from the coding sequence TTGTTCAAGAAGCCGAATCGGCGCCGTTTCTTGCAGACCTCGGCCGCGACGCTGGCCGCTCCCACGATTGTGCCCGCCACGACCTTCGCCAAAGGCCGCCGTCCGGCCCCGAGCGATCGCGTGGTGGTCGGCTCGATCGGCACGGGCGATCTGGGGCGCCGCCATCACCTGCAGCACAAGCTGCTGCCGAATCCGCGCATCGAAGTGGCCGCGGTGTGCGACGTCGATCGCAACCATCGCGACATGGCCGCCGAAGACGTCTACAAGGCCACGGGCCGCCGCGTCGGCGTCTACCGCGACTTCCGCGATCTGTGCGATCGCCAGGACATCGATGCGGTGCTCGTTGCCACGCCCGACCATTGGCACGCCCTGACGGCGATCTACGCCATGGAGTCGGGCAAGGATGTGTACTGCGAGAAGCCCCTCTCGCTGACCATCGCCGAAGGTCAGGCGATGGTGAAAGCGGCCCGCCGCTACGGCAGCATCGTGCAAACGGGCAGCCAGCAGCGCAGCGACGATCGCTTCCGTCTGGCCTGCGAGTTGGTGCGCAACGAGAAGATCGGCAAGCTGCAGCACGTCGATACGCGCATCGGCGGCATTGATGCGGGGCAATGGCAGCCGTCGACCACGCCGCCGCCGGAGTTGGACTGGAACTTCTGGCTCGGTCCCGCGCCGTACGCCGAGTACGCTGCCAACCGCGTCCACTACCAGTTCCGCTGGTTCTCCGATTACTCGGGGGGCAAGATGACCGACTGGGGCGCCCATCACAACGACATCGCGCAGTGGGGCATCGGCTCCGACGGCAGTGGTCCGGTCAAGGTCTTGGGCACGGCCACCTGGCACGAGCAGGGTCCGCACGACGTGCCGGGCGAGTTCGACGTGAAGTACACCTACGACAACGGCGTCGTGCTCGAGTGCCATTCGCAGGGCGAAAACGGCATCAAGTTCACCGGCACCGACGGCTGGGTCTTCGTCAGCCGTGGCAAGATCGAGGCCTCGGACCCGCAACTGCTGAAAACCGAATTCTCGAGCGACGACACGCGCCTGTACGTCAGTCGCGACCACCACCACAACTGGCTCGACTGCATCCAATCGCGCGAGCTGCCGATCTGCGACGTCGAGATCGGTCACCGTTCGGTCACGATTTGTCACCTGGGCAACATCGCCTTGAAGCTGGGACGCGAACTGAAGTGGGACCCCACCGTCGAGCAGTTTGTCGACGACGACCAGGCGAACCGGCTGGCGTCGAAGCCGATGCGGGCCCCCTGGCACCTGTAA
- a CDS encoding class I SAM-dependent methyltransferase, translating into MWLRNPRFQRLIGGGILERISIGAVARMELMSLSGHKEPSVLNLIRDMRRKRRSLTTANEAFLCHTIARAQSRLDGAMAEVGVYEGGTARMICEAKGDRALYLFDTFEGLPEPTESEKQVHREHQYTTSFERVKKFLEPYSNVHMYKGYFPATAGPIENLKFSFANFDVDLYQSTLDCLNFFYPRMLPGGIMLSHDYSVLAGVRQAFAEFLEGKPEDIIELPTTQCMLIKR; encoded by the coding sequence ATGTGGCTGCGAAACCCGCGCTTCCAACGTTTGATTGGAGGCGGCATTCTCGAACGCATTTCGATCGGCGCCGTCGCCCGCATGGAATTGATGAGCCTGTCCGGCCACAAAGAGCCGTCGGTGCTCAATCTGATTCGCGATATGCGCCGCAAACGGCGCTCGCTCACCACGGCGAACGAGGCCTTCTTGTGCCACACGATCGCCCGGGCACAGAGCCGCCTCGACGGCGCCATGGCCGAAGTGGGCGTCTACGAAGGGGGGACGGCGCGGATGATCTGCGAGGCGAAGGGAGATCGCGCGCTCTACCTGTTCGACACGTTCGAAGGGCTGCCCGAGCCGACCGAGTCGGAAAAGCAGGTCCACCGCGAGCATCAATACACGACGAGTTTCGAGCGCGTGAAGAAGTTTCTCGAACCCTACTCGAACGTACATATGTACAAGGGGTACTTTCCGGCCACGGCGGGCCCGATCGAGAACCTGAAGTTTTCGTTCGCCAACTTCGACGTCGACCTCTACCAGAGCACGCTCGACTGTTTGAACTTCTTCTACCCGCGCATGCTGCCCGGCGGCATCATGCTCTCGCACGACTACTCCGTGCTGGCAGGCGTGCGTCAGGCCTTCGCCGAATTCCTCGAAGGCAAGCCCGAGGATATCATCGAGCTGCCCACCACGCAGTGCATGCTGATCAAGCGCTAA
- a CDS encoding polysaccharide biosynthesis/export family protein, whose product MLQRFSPRVRFSLVNLLFLVFGIAIGFAANVRTWELLVGLAANEAYRTSLPDYTIRPPDVIRVAITSSASHATVSGEYLVTPDGSVNLGFLGSVPVAGKTISEAQAAIQSAAKARLTEPQVNVDVYGYNSSVYYIVEQEPGRGDFVTRLPITGNETVLDAVAQIGGIQTPERTRVWISRPSANGVGAAQVLPLDWKQVSQGTTTTTNYQILPGDRVFIARADVP is encoded by the coding sequence ATGTTGCAGAGGTTTTCTCCGCGAGTGCGTTTTTCTCTCGTGAACTTGTTGTTTCTGGTGTTTGGCATCGCGATCGGCTTTGCCGCCAACGTTCGCACGTGGGAATTGCTCGTCGGTTTGGCGGCGAATGAAGCGTACCGCACCTCGTTGCCCGACTATACGATCCGGCCCCCCGATGTCATCCGCGTCGCTATCACGAGCAGTGCTTCGCACGCCACGGTGTCGGGCGAATACCTCGTCACTCCCGACGGATCGGTGAATCTCGGCTTCTTGGGATCGGTCCCGGTCGCCGGCAAGACGATTTCCGAAGCCCAAGCCGCCATCCAATCAGCGGCCAAAGCGCGGCTCACCGAGCCGCAAGTCAACGTCGATGTTTACGGGTACAACAGCTCGGTTTACTACATCGTCGAGCAGGAGCCGGGCCGTGGCGATTTCGTGACTCGGCTCCCCATTACGGGCAATGAAACGGTGCTGGACGCCGTCGCCCAGATCGGCGGAATCCAAACGCCTGAACGGACACGTGTCTGGATCTCGCGCCCGTCAGCCAACGGAGTCGGAGCCGCCCAGGTGCTTCCCTTGGACTGGAAGCAAGTTTCTCAAGGCACGACGACCACGACGAACTACCAGATCTTGCCGGGCGATCGCGTCTTCATCGCTCGCGCCGACGTGCCGTAG